TTGGAACTGAAAAAAGCAATGTTTCCATTATACAAAGTGATCCGATATGGTTGGAATGTTGTCTTTGTTACTGCTTTTTTATGCCTTGTTTCGTATTCAGCAATGGAATATTATCATCCTGAGTTCGATAATACTTTACCTTTGGAAAGTGTGGTTATGGGTTTCTTTATCGTGGCTTTTATTGCAGCGGCTGCCGAGGCGATATATGAAGCAATTAATCAACAATTCAAATCGAAATTGCTTTCCAATCCATGGCTTTTCTTTTTACTACCATCCCTTGTTTTTGGTGGAATACAGTCATTATCACTTTTCGAAAATCCGGAACAGTACCAGGATAGTCTATGGCTTGATTTGTTTGCTATTCCAATTGGAGCATTTGCGTACCTCATCTCAAGACAACTATTTACACGAATTTTTGTTCGAAATAGTAGAGACTTTAAAGAAAACAGGGCTAGCTAAAAAAATATTTCATAAAACCTAATAGTCTGTGACTGGTGTGTTGTGCCAATTAATAAAGCATATACACCTCTCCAATTCTGTCCATAATGAAGTACGGGAAGGAAATATGGTAAAGGGCAAAGTTGGTTAATTCTTTATAACAGGTGTGCCTACTTTTGTCATGTAAATTACATGATGTATTTTTGTGTAACTAATGGAAAATTTAGATAAATTATGCTATGATATTCTTAATCTGTTTGAAAGAAAGGATTATGTGACCTGTATGCCAATAACTACTCTGTAATGGAAAACAATTGGATCGCTTCTCATGTTAAAAAACATACCTGTTTTTGACTACGGGAGAAGTCTGTCTATAACCCATTACAGAAGGAATACAGCGAACTGCAGCTTGTTAGTTGATTAACATTGCGTTCAAAGGTTCTCCTGACATAGGGGGACTTTTTTTGTTTTGTGCGCACTGCAAGATTTTCAAATAGAAGTTGTATTCCTCGAATAACTATTTCGAGGTGGAATACGATGCAAAAACAAACTTATTCTTTGGTTTTACGTCAAGAACGTGAAGCTGATCAGGTAAAAAAGCAATGCAAGATGTGCGGAAAGGTAACCATTTTTACAGACACAACGATTAAAAGACATAATGCCAACGGGAAATCCATTTATCAATTCGCTATATATAAGTGTCCCAAAAACCATACTTGGAACAAAAAACTGGACACATACAAGTCATTTTCTGAACATGTTGATCCAGAAACACTAATTCCAACTGAATTTGATAGCATAAAAGAGAACGAAAAAATCATTTTTGTTGAGTTAGTTGATCTAGATGTCATTGAATGTAAGGTAATGGTTGTTGAGGGAAGCTTTCGTTTGGATCAAGCCCTTGCAAGTCAGATAGAAGGTTTAAGCAGGAACGAGATCGTTCAAAAAATTAAAAAAGGGTCAATCTTATTGAACAATGGCTTAGTGAAACCAAGCCAAAAGATATCTCTTCATGACACAATATTGATTCATTTAAAATAGTAAAAACAAAAAGCGGTATCTCAAATTTGGAGATACCGTTTTGCTTTAATTTGGATTTTCATTCAAAAAGGTCAAATATGGAGTCATTAATTGTGAGTTCGGATGGTTAATCATGAGGGAAATTGAATTTTTCATGGAGGACAAAGATTAAGACCTTATTTGGGTTACTTACCCTAATCCGGAAAAAGGTTAATAAACTTTTCTAATACCGGATAAACGGATGGAAAAGGATTTTTGTTGTTCATCCTTCAACGATAGTATTTGTTCACGCAAGTTAAGGTAATAAACATGCCCTTTTACAGTTTGTGAAATGCCATTTTTAACATAGTCAATTGTAACAAGGTTTCTCTCAGCTAATTTTTTTAAAAACATCTATATCCCTTCTTTCATCAGTACAGTAATGGTTATACAATGCCATTGTAATTTGAATATATTAAGAAATGATGAAGAAGATGTTAAGGATAAATGTTAAAATAGTAAATATTTTAGTCGGATTATCTTTAAAAATGTAAAAACCAACCTATCCGCTTATAATTAAATAAACGAAAGGAGAGGTTTTGCCTTGCAACGATACACTGTAATTAAAGGTCATATTTCCAATTACCCTGACCCAATAGTCTTAAAAAAAGAGCAAGAAGTATTGTATGGAAAAGAAGATACGCAATTTCCAAATTGGATTTTTTGTAAATCCATTACTACAAATAAAGAAGGATGGGTTCCGAAGCAGATTTTAACTGCACCAAATAACCATGGTATAGCAATAGTTACTAAAGATTATTCAGCTCATGAACTAACAGCTAATCAAGGTGAAATATTATTGTGTTTAGAGCATTTAAACGATTGGACATATTGTAAAACAGAAAATGGCGAAATTGGATGGATTCCTACTTCTTGTTTGTCAGAACAATAAATTTTTTTATTTAATATTTTGTTAAGCATTTTTCGTCTACAGTGAAACACAATGAATAAATTGTCTTAATTACTTTGGCATGGGACTTTAATTCATTTATTAAATGTATGTATAAAAGTGGAAACTTTCCATTTATCGGTAATATGATATTAATAACATTTTTTGGGAGTTGATACTATGAGCTTTGTCGTCTGGCTTGCAATTTTTATAGGCGCATACTTTGGGGCAACTTCATCAAGCTGTAAAAAAACTAAATAAGAAGGCACTTTATGTCGCTATTTAAGTCAAGACTGAATTGACAAAATACTGATTAGGAAGTTTATTAACAGTTTTCATCATTCAAGATTATGGTTCTTAAAATTAGATGCCTCTACTTTGAATCCCATTCTGATAATCCTTCGAAATCATCAGGACTATTCGTTTGTACTAAATTCAATAATTCCTGGTCATTATAGTTATACTCTATAGAACGAACATTAGCCTCATTCAACAACATTATTTTTCTAAACAGTATGAAAAAAGAATTTTGTATTTCCATTTTACTATTGCGTCGATTTAATATTATTACTTTAAATAAGCAGCGATAAGTATTGAGTAATCTAACGCGTAAAAAACACCCCTCTAAACTTAAAAACGAAATTTATAGGGGTGTTTAGATTTTGATTTTTGCAATCGGTTGCGAATCCTGTGTCGTTACGGTGAAATAGTGGGAGTCTTACCTTTTTCGCTAACTTTTATCTCAAGTTTTTCACTAAAAAAAGTTGCGCCCAAAACTAGAGCTCCGCCAATCATTTGAATCAAGGTCATACTCTCGCTTAAGAAAATCGCTGCGATGATGACGGCGGAAATAGGATCGATATAGCTAAGAACGGCAATTGTTTGCCCTTTTAGTTTTTGAATCGAAGAAAAATATAAAAAATAGCCTAAACCCGTATGTACAATACCAAGTATTAGTATAAATATAATAGAAGTAGATGTTAAACCAGCAAAGTCAAGATTACCTTGCCACCATACATAGGGAAACAAGACCAAAGAAGCTGTCATTAATTGCACTAACGTGATTTCAAATCCAGATAAATTTTTTATAAATTTGTTCATTAAGACCAAACCTGCATAGAATGCTGCCGCTAAAAGTCCATAGAAAATACCTAGTACGTGATCTTGTGAGCCGTTTGTACCGCCAGTACCAGGATTAACAATTAAAAATAGACCAATCATTGCTGTGAAGATACAAACAACCTTCACACTCGTTAGTTTTTCTTTAAGAACCCATGGTGCTAACATCATCACAAATATCGGCGCAAAGTAATAGCTAATGGTGGCGTTAGATATCGTCGTATACCGATAGGACTCAAAGAGAAAGATCCAATTAAAGCCAACTGCCGCCCCCGATAAAAGAAGTAGAATGGCATTTTCTTTTAATGCTTTAAATGATGGCTTATGTTTGACTAGGAAACTAGCAAGAAGCAAGAATACACTTCCAATGACCCCTCTTATAAACGCAATTTCACTTGAACTCAATTCAATCTTTTTTACAAAAACCCCTATGCTCCCAAAAATGAGCATTGCCATGATGAGTCGCATTTTCCCTTTCAAGTTGATCCCCCCTTGTTATTCTTAATCCAATCACAAAATGAGTGATTTCTCAACTGCTTTTTACTGGTGGGGTGACCGCCAATAGCTATTTTGTTCTTTCGGTAAATGAGTGGCTCTTCCATTTACTGAGGAGCGTTCCTCAATAAAGCTCCTTAAGAAGTTGATTATGAAAAACTGAAACATTGCATATGAAATGGACTAATAATAAGTGAATTTATGGTAAAATGAGGTAAAAAAGTAAAGGTGTAGAAGAACATCCATTGTTAAAAGGGGGAGCTTGAATGATTGCTGGAATGATTGTTGCGGGGCTATTATTAATTGGGGTTACTGCAGGAGTTACGACGATAATAAAAAATAGTCGACCAAAATTAGCGAAGGAAAACATCCCGGTACGGTTAGGCGTCCTTGAACAGGTTCCAATCCAGCCTATGCTTGATAAATTAAACGCAGCTTTAGATGATGATTATGTCCAACAAATTAAGCAGCGTTTTCTTCAGGAGAATCCGAAAAGGACCGAAGATGATTTTGAGTGGCGGCTGTTTGAGTTAAAGCGTTATTTCCTGTTATCGAATATCTTAAAGAAGACTCCGATGTTTAGTGAAGAAGTGGATGAAGTCTGGCATGATATGCTCCTTTTTACGCAAAAATACCAAGCGTTTTCAGAAAAATTTTTAGGGGAAATGCTGCATCATACGCCAAACACGAATCCTGAGCCAGCTCCACAGGAACGTGCATTTTTCGATTGGATCTTTTCACAGCTGTTTCAAATTACCCAATATAGCTGGAAATCATGGGGAAGCTTTTTCAAGCATCCGGTTGATCATCAAGTATTAAAGGAATTTAAAAG
The DNA window shown above is from Neobacillus sp. WH10 and carries:
- a CDS encoding permease prefix domain 1-containing protein; translation: MRNLDRYVKEIVSDLPMKDDEKEEFKEELYSHLKEHVNELMIKGYSEDEAIHQAIESFGNNRKLNLELKKAMFPLYKVIRYGWNVVFVTAFLCLVSYSAMEYYHPEFDNTLPLESVVMGFFIVAFIAAAAEAIYEAINQQFKSKLLSNPWLFFLLPSLVFGGIQSLSLFENPEQYQDSLWLDLFAIPIGAFAYLISRQLFTRIFVRNSRDFKENRAS
- a CDS encoding S4 domain-containing protein — translated: MQKQTYSLVLRQEREADQVKKQCKMCGKVTIFTDTTIKRHNANGKSIYQFAIYKCPKNHTWNKKLDTYKSFSEHVDPETLIPTEFDSIKENEKIIFVELVDLDVIECKVMVVEGSFRLDQALASQIEGLSRNEIVQKIKKGSILLNNGLVKPSQKISLHDTILIHLK
- a CDS encoding SH3 domain-containing protein gives rise to the protein MQRYTVIKGHISNYPDPIVLKKEQEVLYGKEDTQFPNWIFCKSITTNKEGWVPKQILTAPNNHGIAIVTKDYSAHELTANQGEILLCLEHLNDWTYCKTENGEIGWIPTSCLSEQ
- a CDS encoding EamA family transporter: MKGKMRLIMAMLIFGSIGVFVKKIELSSSEIAFIRGVIGSVFLLLASFLVKHKPSFKALKENAILLLLSGAAVGFNWIFLFESYRYTTISNATISYYFAPIFVMMLAPWVLKEKLTSVKVVCIFTAMIGLFLIVNPGTGGTNGSQDHVLGIFYGLLAAAFYAGLVLMNKFIKNLSGFEITLVQLMTASLVLFPYVWWQGNLDFAGLTSTSIIFILILGIVHTGLGYFLYFSSIQKLKGQTIAVLSYIDPISAVIIAAIFLSESMTLIQMIGGALVLGATFFSEKLEIKVSEKGKTPTISP